In Rhodobacteraceae bacterium S2214, the DNA window CAAATCCAGCCGATAGGGCAAACAGACGATCTGTCACGAATTCGAACCCAAGAGCAGGCAAGAAATTCCACGGGTTTGCAGCTAGGAAGCTTTCAGCCAAGATGGCACCGAACAGTTTTTCGGCCAACCCGAGCGTGATCAGCGAAATCCCGACAAGAATGCGCATGATCGCAACCGAAAATGGTTTGTACTGCGCGCGCAATTCTGGCGTTGGCAAGTTGTTGATCAGCAAGAAGATCGCAATGCCGACCATGCTGAGATATTCCAGTGCAGCGAGGACGCCAAATTGGATGGTCAGTCCGAGGTGGAGAATGATCAACAGAATTGCCGCATGGCGCACAAAACGGTTGGCGATCAATAGAATTCCGATGATGGCCTGCAGGAAAATCAGTTTTGTCCCGAAGGCCCCATAGGCGACCAGATGGGGTGCCAGCAGCGCGCCTTCATATGCTGTCAGCAGCAATGACATGCCTGTGAAGATACGCAAAATTTCGATGAAATCATGCCGGGTTTCGCTGCCGACGACGCGGACCTCTGGTAGCTTTGTGTCCAACACGAAGGACGCAAGCACGATCATGATGGACATCGCTATCCAGATCAAAACCTCGGGGTCAGTGATGCGGTAAGCGACGAAATTTTCGATCGTTACGTTGGTGTCGACAAACCACCGAACGTGCGCAAAGGCCTGCGTCGCACTGAAGGTCAAAACAAGTATCAAAAATGCGCCCAGACTCAAAAGGAACGCGGGACTTAGTTTATTTCCGATGGATGACATTGGCCGCCCTTACATTGCCTAACTCGCCACGAAATAGCGTGATATGGGCAGTGGTCCAGCGGCACCTGACAGATCTGTGATTGGCCTTAATGGCGAGACGACTTGCGCTTTGGAAATCGTTTTGCCACGCAGATAGATAAGTGCGTGGTGTACACCTTGACGGGCATCAAAAGGCACGGAGCATAGGCGCGTTCTGCCTATCAACCAGCTGATTGTTCCACGACCGAAATTGCTTCGGCGGGCAGGGGAGGCGGCCTTAGACCGCCCGCACAATCACGTTGTACCGTTTGGTATGTAGTCGAAGTGATCGAACCGTGCTTCGCGTGCGCGGCCTGATGTGTCGATACAGTGCATCCCGACGAATGCGCCGGTAAATGATGCGTGTTCGCCGCGCCCACCTTCATCAGAGATGATTGACGCGTCGAGTGTTTCGCCGATCTGTTGCCATTCCCCGCCTTGCCGCCACAGGAACTTTTGGGCCGCGTGGTCGACGTCGACCCGCATCTCGACTGACCCGTCGGCGACAGGAATAATGTCGGACATCCATGACAACACCCCGTCTGGCCAATCTCCTGCGCAGGACACGACACGCAATGCACGTTGGCCGTTTTCGTAGGTCAGGATCAGCCCGTGGAATTTGCATCGGTTGTAATAGGTGAACAGACCTGCCGCCTGTTGATAGGTGTCAGGGTCAAAATCGACCTGCGTTTCGGCCGTGTAAGCGTGGTGTTCCTGCCGTCGCGCCAGCAGCGATTGTTCAAACCAAGATCCCCAGCTTTCACGACCAGTCAGGACCACGGCATCCGGTTCAACGCGGAACAACCGATCTGGGTTCGGTGTGCGCAGCCATTGGAATTCTGGCGGAAGGGTGCCATCCGCGAAGTCGCGGCGTATCGCCTGCGGCGCATGTGGCGTTGCGGTGATGCCCTTTGGGGCAGGGACCTCTTCACGCGGAACTTGGCTGCCGTGTTCGAGGTAGAGCCAATCGTCGCGCCAGACACATTTCTCGATCCCTGTTTCGCGACCCATCGGGCAAAACTGACCCGTGCCGTTTGGACCGGACATCGGGCGGCCCATCAGGAAGGTGTGATACACTTCGCCCTC includes these proteins:
- a CDS encoding glycoside hydrolase family 43 protein, giving the protein MIRNPILTGFRADPSICRVGSDYYIAVSTFEWYPGVEIHHSTDLVNWRLVARPLNRAALLDMRGNPDSCGIWAPCLSHADGKFWLVYTDVKRLDGDFKDAHNYITACETIDGDWCDPWYINSSGFDPSLFHDDDGRKWFVNMQWNHRGAGSGVNPAHDRFDGILLQEWSPDAGLTGPITNIYAGTDRGLTEAPHLFKRAGYYYLTTAEGGTGYEHAVTLSRSRDIAGPYEDHPDKHVITTKHAPDHPIQRTGHGQMVETPEGEVYHTFLMGRPMSGPNGTGQFCPMGRETGIEKCVWRDDWLYLEHGSQVPREEVPAPKGITATPHAPQAIRRDFADGTLPPEFQWLRTPNPDRLFRVEPDAVVLTGRESWGSWFEQSLLARRQEHHAYTAETQVDFDPDTYQQAAGLFTYYNRCKFHGLILTYENGQRALRVVSCAGDWPDGVLSWMSDIIPVADGSVEMRVDVDHAAQKFLWRQGGEWQQIGETLDASIISDEGGRGEHASFTGAFVGMHCIDTSGRAREARFDHFDYIPNGTT